In the Deltaproteobacteria bacterium genome, TGTCCAGCGGAAAGGAATAGAACATGCTATTGAGCTGGTAAATGGCTTACGACGTAAGGGACTTAGCGCAAAACTTGTAATATCCCATGGCGGCGACGACGAAGGAGGCGCGTACGAAAGGCGTCTAAGGGAGTATTCAAAACTAATGGAGGTGGACACGCTGTTCATCTCTGATTTGATTGGGGATGAACGTGGCAAGACCGCCGACGGCAGGAAAGTGTACAGGCTATTCGATGTTTATCCCCACGCCGATCTTGTTACTTACCCGTCCTCATACGAGGGATTTGGCAATGCTTTTTTGGAAGCTGTCTATTTCAAGAAACCAATTCTCGTGAACACCTACTCAATATACCAACATGATATTAAGCCAAAGGGCTTCAAAATGATTGAAATGGACGAATATATCAGCGAAGAAACCGTTGATCAGGTTGTGCATACACTAGAGAACAAGTCATGGGCAAGTAAAATGGCAGAGCACAATTACAGCGTAGCAAAGCGCTTTTACTCTTATGTCAATCTGAGAAGAAAGCTGAAATTCGTTTTGAGTGATTTCTTTGGCGAGGAGTGACCTGTGCTGGAACGACCAAGTTTGTTTTGCTCCGCCACGGTCAAACTGTTTGGAATTTTCAGAAAAAGTCCATGGGATGCACAGACATCAATTTTTCTGATGAAGGTATTCGAAAAGCCGTGCAGGTGCTTTAAGAAGCGGAGGATTTACTGTGAGGGCGGAATGGCTAACCCTAACGTTGCATAACTTTTTTTGAGGTTTTACTTGTCGGAGCCTATGCAGCTTTTCTTGTTGTGCCCGGGAAATGGAGCAGATCTTTCCGAACACCAGGATTTGCGCTCCTAGTGAGTGTGAGGTCTTCCTAGGGCCGTGTCAGCCGTCCTGCGCGTTGAATGATGCGATGTCTAAGGGTGTCGAGAGTTCGAAAAGTCCAAGCCGCAGGCCGTTTTGGTAGAGACCGGGGCAGCGCTGGGGAGGATAGAGGCGCATACGTGATATTAGAAATGCCAGGGTGTATGGTCTTTTTTTACTGGGGGATGCTCCGATGACTAGAAAACCCACCTATGAAGAGTTGGAGCAAAAGGTCAGAACATTAGAAAAGGAAGTGGCTGAATTCAGTCGGACCAAGGAGGAGTTGAGTGTGGTGTATGATGCCTTGAATTCCTCTGTGAGCGGCGTCATCATAACAAATCTGGACGGACAGATTAGGTACGTCAATTCTGCATTTCTCAGCATGTTCGACTATAAAGACAACACTGCAGTATTAGGTGAAAATGCGACCGTCTTGTTTGCTCCGGAAACATTGAAAAGGTTTTCCCACGTCAAAGCCATTATCGATGAGACAAAAGGAGAGACTGAGGAGTTCACTGCCCAGCGTCAGGACGGCACAACATTTCCTGTGGAGGTCTCTTCTTCGAATGTTAGCGATAACAAGGCAAATATCGTCGGCAGAATGGCGTCATTTGTCGACATCACCGGCCGCAAGCAAGCAGAGGAGGCTCTCAGGGAAAGCGAGCGGAGGTATCGACACATCACCCAAGCCATTACAGACTACATTTACACTGTGCGCGTAAAGGATGGGCATCCTGTTGAAACAATCCACAGACCTGCCTGTGTAGCGGTTACCGGTTACACAGAAGACGACTTTGATGCCAACCCGCACCTGTGGATACAGATGGTACATGAGGAAGACCGTAGGGCTGTGGGAGACCAAGCCGCACAAATACTCTCAGGTGTGAAGGTTGGACCAATAGAGCGCCGAATCTTTCGGAAGGACGGCGTAATGCGTTGGATCAGGAATGAGTTTGTGCCCCACTATGATTCCCAAGGCAAGCTCTTGTCTTACGATGGTCTGATTCGTGACATCCACGAGCAAAAGATAGCGGAACAGGCGTTGCGGGAGAGCGAAAAAAAGTACAGTACTCTAGTTGAAAACTCTCTGACAGGCATATATATCGACCAGGACGAAAAAATCGTATTTGCCAACAACAGATTTGCTGAGATTTATAGGTATCCAAAAGAGGAGTTGATAGGGATTGAGAGCTGGAAGCTGGTCCATCCTGACGACAGGGACTTGACCATGGACATGAGGACAAAGAGGCTAAAGGGCGAAGACGCCCCATCAGAATATGAGGCCAGAGGCCTGACAAAAGACGGTGAAACCATATGGATCAACAGGAGAAACGCCCGCATAGAGTATAAAGGAAAGCTTGCCATATTGGGCAACGTCGTGGATATCACTGAAAAAAAACAGGCAGAGGAACAGTTACGCAAGATAAATGAGGAGCTCAAAAACTTTGTCCGTGTTGTCTCCCATGACCTGAAAAACCCCATCATTTCCATCCAGGGATTTTCATCACGACTGCTCAAAAAATATCAAGACAAATTGGGAGAAAAGGGTCGGAGTTACCTTGAGCTGATCAACGCCGGTGCCCGCCGAATGGAAGTATTCGTCGCGGACCTTCTAGCCTTGTCAAGCATCGGCCGGGTAGTCTCGACTTTCAAGGATATTCCCTCCCTTGAGATACTGAGAAATGTCACTTCAGGCCTCGAAGACAGACTGAGGGAGAAAGGAATTGATCTGGTCGTGGCCGACAACCTCCCTGCGATTTACTGTGATGGAGAAAGGATCTATCAGGTGTTCGAGAATCTGCTCGTAAACGCGACCAAGTTTATGGGGGCTACCAAGGATCCAAAGATCGAGGTAGGATACGAAGATAGGGAAGACTTCCATCAGTTCTATGTGAGGGATAATGGCATCGGGATTGATCCGAATTATCACAAGAAAATATTTGAGATGTTTCACCGCTTACGAGAAATTGAAGATGAGACAGGAACGGGTTTGGGGCTTGCCATTGTTGAGAGAATTGTGAAGCACCACGGTGGAAAGGTCTGGGTGGAGTCTGAAAAGGGTCAAGGCGCCGCCTTCCATTTTACCTTGCTTAAGCATTTTGATCTGTAAAGGATTCCAGCAGGGAATCGTTTCATGCAAATACCGCTTTTACAAGATATCGCCGTCATCTTCGGCCTATCCGTGCTTGTTCTTCTTATTAGTCATCAAATTCGAATGCCGACGATTGTGGGTCTTCTTCTGACTGGTATTTTCGTCGGCCCTCACGGCTTGCGGTTGATTAAGGCGGTTCATAACGTTGAAACCTTGGCCGAGATCGGCGTTGTCCCGCTACTTTGTTTGAAACAGCAGTGGAAGTCTTTGTGCGGGTTTTAATCCAATATCTGATCCCTCAAAATGAAATCGAGCGGTTTGTGGCAGACATACGCGCTGACGGCTACAAGATGTTCCGAACCCTCTCGAAGCCTTCTGCCTTTGCCAGTGATCTGAAGTCATATCTCTCCGATGTCGAGGTCAAGACATTTCGGATTGAAGAAAAATCGTCAATTATTGGCCAATCACTTACTGAAATTGGATTGCGAAAGAAGCACGGCGTCACCTTAGTTGCTATCCGGCGAAACGAACAAACATTGTCCAATCCCGATAGTAGTACGGAGCTGTGTGCAAACGATCTCATCCTGTCACTAGCAACACCTGAAAAAATGGCAGAGGTGGGAGATCTCTTCAAGACTTCAGCAGAAGTACTTGAAAACAACAGGATGAAATAAGCCTTCGGAGTCAACACTTGCACCTGGGTTGAGGCCAAAGTTCGGGGAACCATCCGCTTTAGGAGTTGCGAGGAATCTCTGAACAGAGGAAAGAGGGGACATATATGAAAACGACATCGTGGCTTCGGCAATTACAGTTCGCAAAGCTCAGGCAAGTCTTCTGGAATCTTGGTCTAATATCCGTGGGCAGCGTGCTTTGTGCAGTTGCCATAAACGGGATTCTGATTCCCCATAAATTTGTGAGCGGAGGGTTTACGGGATTGGCGCTCGTTATTTATTATCTCCTGCCCGCCGTACCAGTAGCATGGGTTTACTTTTTTCTTAATGTGCCTCTTTTTGTCTTAGGATGGAAATATGTCAGCCGGCGTTTCTTCATCTATAGTATAGCGGGAATGATAATCTTTTCTTGTGCCCTTAAATGGGTTAACGCCTCCCTTCCGGTTCAAGACCAGATCCTGAGCGCGCTCCTGGCAGGCATTATTTCCGGGGCAGGCGCGGGCGTTATTCTCAGGTCAGTGGGATCGGCTGGAGGGTTGGATATCCTTTCGGTCATGGTGCTCCAGCGTTTTTCTGTACGGCTGGGCACCACCAGCCTTGCCTTCAACAGCCTCGTGTTGGCAGCGGCAGCCATGCTCTTGTCCCTTGAAAGGGCTCTGTATACACTCGTCTACATCTATGTTAGCTCATACATGCTTAACCTGGTAGTAACGGGTCTGAGTCAGAGAAAGGCAGTCTTCATCATCTCTGCGCGCTGGCAGGAAATATCCCAAGAGATTTTCGAGAAGCTTGATCGAGGCTTGACAGTCATCAAAGGTCAAGGGGGGTACTCGGGTCAGGAAGAGCAGATCTTATATACGGTCATCACCTTCCGGGAGCTATCCCGAATTAAAGGAATTATTCGCCGGCTGGACCCAAGTGCTTTTGTGGTTGTAACTGAAACATTGGAGGTAATGGGACAAGGGATCGGGAATCAGCCTCATTGGTGAGACCCGTTCTGCCAGTTGTCCTCACCTCGGCGATTACCATCGATCCCTTCACAGAATAACTGAAAAGCTAGTTGGTTATCCTGCCATGTCCTCGCAAATGCCCGCCAAAAAACAAAGGGCTACGGCGCTAACCGTAACCCCTTGATTTTCCTGGTGCCGAGGCGCAGAATCGAACTGCGGACACGCGGATTTTCAGTCCGCTGCTCTACCGACTGAGCTACCTCGGCAAGTTTGACGCAAGTTGGATATTTATTAGAAGCCCTAATTCTTGTCAAGATTTTTCTGGAGATCTGTCAAGTCTCCAAAAGCGTGCTGGAGCATGGCGGCGACGACTATGGTTGCAGTGTCTGATTTTAGGGTTCGTGGGCCAAGGCAAACACAAACAAAGCCATGTCGGAGCGCCAATTCCACCTCCTTGTCTGTGAAGCCGCCTTCAGGGCCTACGAGCGCCAGCACACTGCGGACGTCATGCATTTTGGCCAGGCAAGACGTTGATTCAGCGCCGGATTGGTGATTGTGAAAGATGACTTTTAGGTTATGGGACCGCCGAGCCGTAACCAATTCCTCAAAGGAGACCAGAGAACCAATATGCGGCGCCCGCGATCTGCCGCACTGCTTGAGAGACTCCCTGGCAATCGTTTTCCAGCGTTGTTTTCTTCCGGCCAAGCGTGAAGGCTCAGGCCTTGCCACACTGCGTTCTGACATAAAGGGTAGAAAAGCAACGACCCCCAGTTCTGTCAACTGCCTCACAATGCGATCCATGTTTCGGGCCTTTAGAAGGGACTGACCTATTTCGATCTCCAGACAAGATTCCGATATAGCGGAATCTTTGTCTAGGATTAAAAGCCTGATCGCCCGAGACGTACTGTCAGCAATACGGGCACGGTATTCCGATCCTTGGCCGTCGAACAGAAAAATCTCGTCGCCGGGTTTCAGACGCAAAACCGTACGAATATGCCTCACATCGGGCCCTGTGAGGGTTGAGCCGGCGGAAGAAACAGCCTCCTTGTCGATGAAGAAACGTCTCATTTTAGGTTATCGATTTGCATGCAAAATCAAGCTTATGCCGACTGTGGCAAAGAGAATATTGGAGGCCCATGCAGCAAGAAAAGGGGGAAGTATTCCCGTGTACCCCAGGGTTCGGAATAGTTCAAAGCTGACCAGGTACAAGGCAACAATAGCAAAACCGATACCGATGCCTGCCGCAACACCCCTTCCTTTTTCTTTTCTAAGGGCAAGGGAGACTCCCACCAAACCCATGATCAACGAAATGCATGGAAATGCCAGTTTGACATGCATATCCACCCAGTAGGTGCGGGCGCTATATCCTTCTCTTTCTATCTTTTGTGCGTAGCGGCGCAGTTCTATAAACCCCATCTCATCGGAGGGCTTGCCGCCTTTCCTGAAGTCATCAGGAGTCTCATGAAGCTCAAAGGTCATTTCAGCAAACGGTGAAACCGTGTAGGCGCCGTCCTCCTGTCTTTGCTTGACCGTCCCGTCAAAAAAGCGCCATTGACCATCCTTCCACTCTGCGCGTCGGGCATGAATACGCTGTCTTGTCCGAAAATCTCCGTCAAACTGATTGACGACCACCCCGAACAAGGTCTCGGCTTTTACATCAAAGGTCCTGATATTATAAATGGCGTCCTGGCCTTTGTACCATAGTGACTCGTATTTATAGACGAACTCCGGGGCTTTCTTTTGTACGTAAGTCTTCCAGATCGTATTGACCCGGCGATTTGTATAGGGAATAATCGATTCACTGTTAAGCAAGGATAGAAGAGCAATAAGTGAAGCAAGCATCAGCGATGGAGCAATTACCTTTAAGGGGCTCACGCCGCTTGCCCTCATGGCAACGATCTCATTGCTCCTGGCCAGAAGCCCTAGGGCGATGATGGTGGCCATTAATACTGCTACCGGTGTCATCTGATCAATAACAAGTGGGAGCTTGAAAAGAATATAGATCAGCATGTAGCGGAGTTTTGCCCCGGCCTCTATGAAGTTGTCGACCCTTTCAAAAAAATCGACGATGACATAGATCATAACAAAGGCCAGGAGAATGATCGTAAATACTCTGGCAATCTCGCGGAGGATGTACCTGGTTAGGATGCTCATATGTCTATCGATCTTCTCGCCGTGTTTTGAAAAAGACACGAACACGTTCAGCCAGGCGGCCCAAGGCTATCAGCGATTTCATGGGAGTTTCTTGGCTTGCCCGGACAAACATCACCGCAGACAATGTGCCAAGCAGAAGGTCGGGCATCCACATGCCTAAGGCCGGCGGTATGGTGCCGGATTCTCCAAAGCTCTTGGCTGCAGATAACAAAACGTAATAAAGAAGAAAAATGCCCAGAGCCATAGCCGCCCCTGCTGAATAGCCGAAGGCCTTGCTTTGTGCGGCGAGAGACAGTCCGATAAAACCCAGTATGAGACACGAGAAAGGGATGGCAAACTTTTCATGAAATTCCATGACCAGCATGTTGTATTTCACATCCTTAACCTTGGCCGATTTGATTTTTTGCCACAGTTCCTTCACTGGCATTTCGCTTTCATCCAGTTTTCCAGTGCCGCGGCTGTCAACGAAGTGAGGCAGGTCCAGTGCCAGTTCATAAGTTTGAAACTGAAGTGTGTCAGAGCTTTTCAAGTCCTTGCTGTCGTAGTGAATTTCCCCGTTAGTGAGCCTCAATGCCAACGCCTTGTCTTTGGCGCCGCCCAACACTGTCCCTTTTTCGGCGATAATGGCATGGGAGAGATCCGGATCGCGTTCGTCTGCAATAAAGATCCTTTCCAGGGTCCTGCCGGAAGGGTCCATGTTGTTAACGTAGAGAACCATGCCTTTAAAGTCATCGATGAAGACCCTGGGGGTAATGCCAACGTAGGCCTTGTGCTGACTCAATGCATGAACCAGATTCCCGAATGCACGATTTCCTTTAGGCATGACATAGACGGCCATGAAGGTCGTGGCAAAATGCGCAAAGAGGCACAACATCAACACCGGCGGAAGGAGTTGAAAGAGGCTGACACCGGATGCCTTGAGGGCCGTAATTTCGTGGTCCTGAGAAAGCCGCAAAAATGTCAGCAGGGTTGCCATCAGTGTGGACATGGGAAAGGTGAAAACAAAGAAATAAGGAAGTTTGTATGCAATAAGGTAGATCAATGCCACTGGCGACACGCCTTTGTTTACGACCAGATCCGTAAAGGTGAAGATCTTGGCTACCAGCAGGATAAAGCTAAAGGTAACCAGACTGATCCCGAAGACGAGGCATATCTCCTTCAATATGTAACGATGCACGATGCGCGGCATAAACTTAACCCGGATAAACGGGAATTGAGGAATCGCGAATTGAAGAATTCGGGAACCTCCCTCGCCGGCAGGCGGGTTGGCGGAAACTGATCTAATTCCTCAATCCCCAACTCCCTCAATTATTTGAATGTATAAACAACACCTTAACGAAAAGAAATTGTTTTGTAAACCATTAGGATACTGAGCCTGATGGCTTTGAACCGCTTTTCGAACTGGAGCTACAGTTTCCCACTGGCTATGTGAAAGGAAAGATTCCCCAGAAAATAAGGCAGGAAAAGGGATTGAAACCGGGAGTCGTCAAATTTTAGCAAGTGCCCATCCATAAACGGATCTTAAGACACTGGGCACTAGCGTCAGTTTCCAATTCAGAAATGAGTCCGCCTGGGGCGGACAAGGTCAAGGAAATTCCCGCATGCAGCGGGACGCGGAGGTCCGCCTAGGCGGATCGCACAAGCGATCCCGCAGATTGATCAGCCGGAGGCGGAGAAAAGGACCATTTCTGGGACGGTTTGTCGGGCAGCAGTTGCGCGCGGCCCAGACCCCGTTAACAGAGCCACAGCTGTTTTACTGGCAAAGGACTGGAGGGAGACTGGGAAAGATCGATTACATAATTCAGCACGGAAATCGCGTAGTTCCTGTTGAAGTAAAATCCTGATCTGTAGGCAGTATGAAGTCACTGCATCAGTTCATGGCCGAAAAACGCCTCGATTTTGCTGTTCGCCGCAATATTCACCAACCATTGGTGGAAAACATCAGGGTAAAAACGACATTGGGTAAACCTGTATCATACCGGCTTCTTTCTATACCGGTATATCTGACCGAAGTTCTTGATGGATTAATAGAACAGGCTCAAAATATGATTTGAGAAAACTAACGCTTTTGGTGTATAGAAGTGTTAATGATTATTAGAGAACGTATTGAAAATGAGGAAAGGCAAACCCTTTCTCCTTATGCCAAATTGAGCGCTGAGACAGAAGGTCGCCGCATACCGGAGGAGCCATGTGTTATCCGTACGGCCTTTCAACGTGATCGTGACAGGATCATTCACTCCAAGTCCTTCAGACGCCTCAAGCACAAGACACAGGTCTTTCTCTCTCCCACTGGAGACCATTACCGTACACGGCTTACACACACCTTGGAAGTCGCACAGATCGCCAGAACGGTTGCCAAGGCCCTTAGACTCAACGAAGTGCTGGCCGAGGCCATTGCGTTAGGACACGACCTGGGTCACACACCCTTTGGTCATGCCGGCGAGTGCGTGTTGAACAAGATTTTCCCTGGTGGATTTTCCCATCATGAGCACAGCCTCAGAGTAGTCGATGTTCTGGAAAAACGTGGCCGTGGGCTGAATCTCACTGCTGAAGTAAGGGATGGGATACTAAAACACTCCAAGGGAAAAGATGAAATCCTGCCGCGTGACACTTCGGCATGGCCTGCAACGCTAGAGGGGATGGTAGTGCGGATTTGTGATGTTATCGCCTACGTCAACCACGATCTTGACGACGCAATGCGTGGTGGCATTATTGTTGCACAAGACATTCCCGGAATTTGCCTGGACGTTCTGGGAAATTCCCATGCCAAGCGCATTGATACCATGGTGAAGGATCTCATCTTTGCGACCGTGGAGGAGCCTGGCCCTGAGTTGCGAATGAATGACACTATTTATGAAGCCCTGGTATTGATGCGCGATTTTCTTTATGAGCGTGTTTATGAGGTTCACACGGTCCATGCTGATTTTATTCGTGCGGAAAAGATCATTCGCGAGCTCTATGCGGAATTTATGGAAGACGAAGGAGTCTTTGAAGAAGAAATAGGTGAAAAATTGCCTGGAACGTCCAGGGAGCAGACCGTGTGTGATTTTATCGCCGGCATGACGGACCGGTATGCCCTTCATCTCTACGAGAAGTTATTTCTCCCCCGGCCATGGATGGTGTATTAGGGTGCATGCTCAATAAAATCTTGACACGCATGAGAACACTATGATAGTTTTTTGAAGAAAATCAGGAAGTAGAGGAATTTGTTTCTCCTTTTCTGCTATTGACGGCAGATTTTTACCGGCAACCTAATCAAAGGAAACGTAATCATGGATACCGACGACAAGAACAAGGAAGGTCAGATATCCGAAGATGCTGGGGATCTCTCATTGGCATATGATGATGAGAAGCTCGTGATGGAGGGATCCGGAAATGAACCTGGTTTATCGGAAGACCTTTTCCTTGAGACAGAAGCCGAGGGGGAAGAAGAAGTCATTGAACTGGTCGATGCCGTGACAGAGGAGTCGGAAGGCCAAGATGTCTTGGAATTGACTGACCGGGTTGAGGACCAATATTCTCAGGCCGAGGAAGAGGATTTGTTGGAGTTTTCAGGGGCCGACCTTGCTTACGATGAGCCTGATGAAGATGGCCTCGCAGAAGATGTTGGCATGGAGATTACCGAGGAGCCCCCCGAAATATCTGTTACTGAGGAACGAGCCGACGATTTGGAGATATCCCGTGACGTCCGAGATGCCGCAGCTGAAGGGGACGAAATCCCAGAAGATCTTGGAGGATTCAGTGAATCAGATGTGGAACAGGATGCCGGTGAACTGGTTGAGCCGTCGGCTTCATATCCTGAGCAGGAACTAGTTTCAGAAGCTGGAGCGCAAGCGGCCGATAAGGCGCTGGGACCTGAGGTTCTTGAAAGGCTTTCTGACGAAAGGATAGAAGAAATCGTTGTGCGTGTAGTAAAGGAAACAGTGGAGAAAAAGGCCGATCGAATACTCCTTGAAGTTGCCGAGGCAGCCATTGCAAAGGAGATAGAAAAAATCAAACAAGCGCTTTGATCGGCGAATGGGTTCCCAGGAGGCTGTCCGAGAATGAGAGATTTTTTGCAAGGTCAAGGAAGGTGAGGATTAAAATCCGAGCCTGACGCAGAGATTGCGGAAAATAGCCATTCTCGGGCAGCCTCGTAGAATAGACGGTCCAATGATGCAGGGGGTTAAGTCTGTTAATCCCCTTTTCAATTTTGGGAGCACGATTAGATGAGTTCGGATATACTCAAGAAGGGCTACGAACCACAAGAGGTGGAAGAACGATGGTATGCATATTGGGAAAAGGAAGGCCTCTTTGCAGCCGAGGACGTTAGCACCGGGAAACCCTTTTCGATTGTCATCCCACCGCCCAACGTGACCGGGGTTCTGCACATGGGCCATGCCCACAACAACACATTGCAGGACATCCTTTGTCGCTATCGCCGCATGCAAGGTTACAATGTGCTTTGGATGCCGGGGACGGACCATGCCGGGATTGCTACCCAGAATGTGGTGGAAAAGGGCTTGGCCACGGAAGGAAAAGACCGGCACAGCCTGGGGCGTGAGGAATTCATCAAAACGGTGTGGCAGTGGAGGGAGCAGTACGGCGGCCTGATCATCAAGCAGTTGAAGCGCCTGGGGGCTTCGTGCGACTGGGCTCGTGAGCGCTTCACCATGGACGACGGGCTGTCTAAGGCCGTAAGGACTGTCTTTGTGAAGCTCTTTGAACAAGGCCTGGTTTATCAAGGCAACTATATCATTAATTGGTGCCCTCGTTGCCAAACAGCCCTGTCAGACCTGGAAGTGGACCACGAGGACCACAACGGACACCTGTACTACGTCAGGTATCCCTTTGAAAATGGAGAGGGCGGAGTTGTTGTGGCAACCACCCGGCCTGAGACCATGCTGGGCGATACAGCGGTGGCAGTCAATCCCAAAGACGAGCGCTACAGTGTACATGAACGCACAAACGTGATACTGCCCCTGATGAACAGAAAAATTCCCATTATTTTTGACGAATATGTTGACATGAGATTCGGAACCGGCGCCCTGAAAATTACTCCTGCCCATGATCCCCATGACTTTGAGATAGGTCAGCGTCACAATCTTGACTCGATCAAGGTGATAGACAGCGATGGCTGCATGAATGAGAACGCAGGCCCTTTCCAGGGAAAGGATCGTTTCAGATGCAGGGAAGAGGTCCTCGATGCCCTCAAAAGGGAGGGCCGTCTGGAGAAGGTAGAGTCATACCAGCACAGCGTGGGACATTGCTACCGGTGTCGAACAACCGTAGAGCCCTATCTGTCCAAGCAGTGGTTTGTCAGGGTCGAGCCCCTTGCAAAAAAGGCCATTACCGCGGTCCAGAGGGGGAAGACACGTATCATACCGGACACGTGGACCAAGACATATTTTGAGTGGATGAACAATATCAAGGACTGGTGTATCTCACGGCAAATCTGGTGGGGCCATCGTATCCCGGCCTGGACATGTGAGGCCTGCGGTGAACTGATCGTGGCCATGGATCCGCCCGAGGTGTGCCCCGCCTGTGAGGGCAGCGCCCTTGTTCAGGAGTCCGACGTTCTGGACACCTGGTTCAGCTCTGCGCTCTGGCCTTTTTCAACCATGGGCTGGCCTGATGATACCCGGACCTTAAAGACATTCTACCCGACGTCCGTCTTGGTCACCGGGTTTGACATCCTTTTTTTCTGGGTTGCACGAATGATGATGATGGGGCTCCATTTTATGGGGGAGGTCCCCTTCAGGGATGTATATATTCACGCTCTGGTCAGGGATGCTGAGGGGAAAAAGATGAGCAAATCAAAGGGAAATGTCATCGATCCTCTCTATGTGATCAACGAGTTTGGCACGGATGCCTTAAGGTTTACCCTGGCGGCCTTTGCAGCCCAGGGGCGGGACATAAAACTATCCGAGGAGAGGATAGAAGGCTACCGTCACTTTATCAACAAGCTTTGGAACGCTTCCCGCTTTTGCCTTATGCATCTGAAGGATTTCGATCCCGATCCCTTGAAAATGAATGGCCGGGATCTTTCACTGGCAGATAGATGGATTCTTGCCAGGCTAAACGGTGTGATCGAAACTGTGGGACAAACCCTTGATGAGTACAAATTTAACGAAGCAGCAGGCGCCATTTATCAGTTTGTGTGGCATGAATTCTGTGACTGGTACCTGGAAATCATCAAACCAGTGCTCTACGGACATGAGTCGGCAGAAGGTTCCGGTAACGGGTCAGGGGAGGGCGCCGAGTCCTCGGGGCGTAAGACCACCTTGTTTACGCTTTGGTCGGTCCTGAACGAGATCCTG is a window encoding:
- a CDS encoding DUF4143 domain-containing protein, whose translation is MQRDAEVRLGGSHKRSRRLISRRRRKGPFLGRFVGQQLRAAQTPLTEPQLFYWQRTGGRLGKIDYIIQHGNRVVPVEVKS
- a CDS encoding PAS domain S-box protein — its product is MTRKPTYEELEQKVRTLEKEVAEFSRTKEELSVVYDALNSSVSGVIITNLDGQIRYVNSAFLSMFDYKDNTAVLGENATVLFAPETLKRFSHVKAIIDETKGETEEFTAQRQDGTTFPVEVSSSNVSDNKANIVGRMASFVDITGRKQAEEALRESERRYRHITQAITDYIYTVRVKDGHPVETIHRPACVAVTGYTEDDFDANPHLWIQMVHEEDRRAVGDQAAQILSGVKVGPIERRIFRKDGVMRWIRNEFVPHYDSQGKLLSYDGLIRDIHEQKIAEQALRESEKKYSTLVENSLTGIYIDQDEKIVFANNRFAEIYRYPKEELIGIESWKLVHPDDRDLTMDMRTKRLKGEDAPSEYEARGLTKDGETIWINRRNARIEYKGKLAILGNVVDITEKKQAEEQLRKINEELKNFVRVVSHDLKNPIISIQGFSSRLLKKYQDKLGEKGRSYLELINAGARRMEVFVADLLALSSIGRVVSTFKDIPSLEILRNVTSGLEDRLREKGIDLVVADNLPAIYCDGERIYQVFENLLVNATKFMGATKDPKIEVGYEDREDFHQFYVRDNGIGIDPNYHKKIFEMFHRLREIEDETGTGLGLAIVERIVKHHGGKVWVESEKGQGAAFHFTLLKHFDL
- a CDS encoding cation:proton antiporter, with the protein product MQIPLLQDIAVIFGLSVLVLLISHQIRMPTIVGLLLTGIFVGPHGLRLIKAVHNVETLAEIGVVPLLCLKQQWKSLCGF
- the lptF gene encoding LPS export ABC transporter permease LptF, whose translation is MPRIVHRYILKEICLVFGISLVTFSFILLVAKIFTFTDLVVNKGVSPVALIYLIAYKLPYFFVFTFPMSTLMATLLTFLRLSQDHEITALKASGVSLFQLLPPVLMLCLFAHFATTFMAVYVMPKGNRAFGNLVHALSQHKAYVGITPRVFIDDFKGMVLYVNNMDPSGRTLERIFIADERDPDLSHAIIAEKGTVLGGAKDKALALRLTNGEIHYDSKDLKSSDTLQFQTYELALDLPHFVDSRGTGKLDESEMPVKELWQKIKSAKVKDVKYNMLVMEFHEKFAIPFSCLILGFIGLSLAAQSKAFGYSAGAAMALGIFLLYYVLLSAAKSFGESGTIPPALGMWMPDLLLGTLSAVMFVRASQETPMKSLIALGRLAERVRVFFKTRREDR
- a CDS encoding YitT family protein translates to MKTTSWLRQLQFAKLRQVFWNLGLISVGSVLCAVAINGILIPHKFVSGGFTGLALVIYYLLPAVPVAWVYFFLNVPLFVLGWKYVSRRFFIYSIAGMIIFSCALKWVNASLPVQDQILSALLAGIISGAGAGVILRSVGSAGGLDILSVMVLQRFSVRLGTTSLAFNSLVLAAAAMLLSLERALYTLVYIYVSSYMLNLVVTGLSQRKAVFIISARWQEISQEIFEKLDRGLTVIKGQGGYSGQEEQILYTVITFRELSRIKGIIRRLDPSAFVVVTETLEVMGQGIGNQPHW
- a CDS encoding 16S rRNA (uracil(1498)-N(3))-methyltransferase, which translates into the protein MRRFFIDKEAVSSAGSTLTGPDVRHIRTVLRLKPGDEIFLFDGQGSEYRARIADSTSRAIRLLILDKDSAISESCLEIEIGQSLLKARNMDRIVRQLTELGVVAFLPFMSERSVARPEPSRLAGRKQRWKTIARESLKQCGRSRAPHIGSLVSFEELVTARRSHNLKVIFHNHQSGAESTSCLAKMHDVRSVLALVGPEGGFTDKEVELALRHGFVCVCLGPRTLKSDTATIVVAAMLQHAFGDLTDLQKNLDKN
- a CDS encoding TrkA C-terminal domain-containing protein: MRVLIQYLIPQNEIERFVADIRADGYKMFRTLSKPSAFASDLKSYLSDVEVKTFRIEEKSSIIGQSLTEIGLRKKHGVTLVAIRRNEQTLSNPDSSTELCANDLILSLATPEKMAEVGDLFKTSAEVLENNRMK
- a CDS encoding histidine phosphatase family protein — protein: MTCAGTTKFVLLRHGQTVWNFQKKSMGCTDINFSDEGIRKAVQVL
- the lptG gene encoding LPS export ABC transporter permease LptG; translated protein: MSILTRYILREIARVFTIILLAFVMIYVIVDFFERVDNFIEAGAKLRYMLIYILFKLPLVIDQMTPVAVLMATIIALGLLARSNEIVAMRASGVSPLKVIAPSLMLASLIALLSLLNSESIIPYTNRRVNTIWKTYVQKKAPEFVYKYESLWYKGQDAIYNIRTFDVKAETLFGVVVNQFDGDFRTRQRIHARRAEWKDGQWRFFDGTVKQRQEDGAYTVSPFAEMTFELHETPDDFRKGGKPSDEMGFIELRRYAQKIEREGYSARTYWVDMHVKLAFPCISLIMGLVGVSLALRKEKGRGVAAGIGIGFAIVALYLVSFELFRTLGYTGILPPFLAAWASNILFATVGISLILHANR